One window from the genome of Thermaerobacter marianensis DSM 12885 encodes:
- a CDS encoding response regulator transcription factor, translating into MLKVLIATGRPLIREGLQRVLEGASGLQVVGHAAAADPLLERVRQLAPDVVLLDLGLAEDDARDLVGRLGRAPSAPVVVGITDRADPQALLGLVQAGLGGYLLANREAAGLAEAIRACTAGIFVIDAEIMSELAHDSPLYRYVPAPEEVERARLLSQRELEVLSRIARGKSTAQVARELYISPKTVRNHLSHIMQKLGVRDRTQAVLFALRVGLIRRHDLMG; encoded by the coding sequence ATGCTGAAGGTTCTGATCGCCACGGGGAGGCCGCTGATCCGGGAGGGGCTGCAGCGGGTGCTGGAGGGGGCTTCCGGACTGCAGGTGGTGGGGCATGCCGCCGCGGCGGACCCGTTGCTGGAGCGGGTGCGGCAGCTGGCGCCCGACGTGGTGCTCCTGGACCTGGGCCTGGCGGAGGACGACGCCCGGGACCTGGTGGGCCGCCTGGGCCGGGCGCCCAGCGCGCCGGTGGTCGTCGGCATCACCGACCGGGCCGACCCGCAGGCCCTGCTGGGGCTCGTCCAGGCGGGGCTCGGTGGGTATCTGCTGGCCAACCGGGAGGCCGCGGGGCTGGCCGAGGCGATCCGCGCCTGTACGGCGGGGATCTTCGTGATCGACGCGGAGATCATGTCGGAGCTGGCCCACGACTCCCCGCTCTACCGGTACGTGCCGGCGCCGGAGGAAGTGGAGCGGGCGCGGCTGCTCAGCCAGCGGGAGCTGGAGGTGCTGAGCCGCATCGCCCGAGGGAAGTCCACGGCCCAGGTGGCCCGGGAGCTGTACATCAGCCCCAAGACGGTGCGCAACCACCTGAGCCACATCATGCAGAAGCTGGGCGTGCGGGACCGCACCCAGGCGGTGCTCTTCGCCCTGCGGGTGGGGTTGATCCGGCGCCACGACCTGATGGGGTAG